The nucleotide sequence AATTTTTAGAACCCACCTAATGCCTTAGTCATTGTAATGCCTTGTTAGTGTTATATTTTCTATAGGGCTGTATATTAAAGGTTTGTATTCTTTTATCAAGTCATCCTTGTCTAGACCAAAGGTATCTTCATCCTTTTGGCTGATTTTTTTTAGCATAAAATAAATGTTCAGGAAAAAATCTTCTTTCAATTTAAATTCATTTTCTACGGATAGAAACTTTTCTATAGTTATAAACTTAAAGTCAGGTTCTGGGTTATATTTAGTAGAACCATCGGGAGTGATTTTGAGTTTGAGTTCTTCACTTTTTACTAGGTCTTTTACGACTTTTTTAAAATAGAGTTCTGTTCTCGGTTGTATTTTGAATCCTATATTGATATTTACTTTGATAACTGTATCATTTACGAGTTTTTTTACGGTATAGTTGAGAGTGTATGGTTCGTTCGTTCTATATATTTTTAAGAACCAATACACATCGGCTCTTTTTGGCTTTTTAGAAAATATAGAATGGATAATTTCTTCTTCTATTTCATAAAATAAGTTTGCTTTTGTAATATAAATAAGATGAGTGGAGAACTTTGGAATGTTGTAATCTGCTCCTAATTCAGACATCATTTTGAGATGGTCGTTCAGTTTAACAAAATGAATTAACTTATTATTTATTTTTTTTGCGTACCACCATGTGTACATTATTACAAAAATGATGATAGCACAAAATAGCATTATGTAGTTATCTTTTAGTTTTATAAGATTTGAAATAAAGAAAGTTATTTCTATAGTAAAAAATATGGATATGATGGAATAAACAAATACTTTGTTCCATTTTTTTTTGTATAACAAAAAAAATGTAAGTAATACTGTGGTCATAAGCATAGTAATGGTGATAAAAAACCCATATATTCCCTCCATGTTTTCTGATGATTGAAAGTAAAGAACTACTATTACGCATCCAATCCATAATAGTTTATTTATACTCGGGATATAGAGTTGTCCTTTACTTTCTGATGGTTGGCTTACTGCTACTTTTGGCCAAAAGTTTAAGTTTATTGCTTCGTTAATAAGGCTAAAAGAACCGCTTATCAATGCTTGTGAAGCTATTATTGCAGCTAAGGTTGCGATAATAATGCTTGGTAATAAAAACCATTCTGGCGTCATTCCAAAAAATGGATTTTTTCCGTCTAAGTATTGAGATGGTTGGTGTAGGAGCCATGCTGCCTGTCCTAGGTAATTTGTAAGTAAGCTTATTTTTACAAAAAACCAGCTGATTCTAATATTTTTTAGACCACAATGCCCTAAGTCTGAGTATAATGCCTCTGCTCCGGTAGTACATAAAAATACAGCCGATAAAATCCAAAAACCACCAGGGTATTCTACTAATAACTTATAGGCATAATAAGGATTTAAAGATTTTAGTATCTCTATATGGTGAAATATATTATAAAATCCTACTATAAAAAGCATAGAAAACCATACAGACATTATTTTCCCAAAGTATTTTCCTATAGTATGGGTACCGAAGTGCTGGAATACAAATAATAAAGATAAAATTATGATAATGACTGCAATAGTTATTTTGCTTCCGGGTACAAATATTGTATTCAATCCTTCCACGTTTCCCAATCCTTCTATTGCGGAAGATACAGAGATGGGTGGGGTTAGTATTCCGTCTGCTAAGAGAGCTGTTGCTCCGATGAGTGCAAATATAGTGAGTTTTTTATTGTATTTTTTTACGAGGGCGTACAAGGAAAAAATTCCTCCTTCTCCTTGATTGTCTGCTTTCAGGGTAAGCCAAACGTATTTGATAGTAGTTTGAATAAGGAGTGTCCAAAAAATTGCTGAAACTCCACCATACACTAAATCTTCGGTGATTTGTTTTGTTCCAATCACAGCTTTTAGTGCATATAATGGGCTTGTTCCAATATCTCCATAAATTATTCCAAACGCTATTAATACAGATCCTGTTGTGATTTTATTTGATTGCATGTTTTGTTATTATTATTTTTATTTTGGTATATTTTCATTTTAACATGAGTATGAATAGACGTGTTCTCTCATTGATTTTGAGCACATTTGGTTTTAAAAACAAGTATATTGGATTTGAATAATGGCAGGGTAGTTATAAAATTGTTGCTCATACATAAGTTTGTTTTCGCAAAATGTATGTGGTGTTTTTGCCTTAGAAGTTGTTTTAAAAAATATACATACCATTCTTTTTTGTTATTTACTTATAATGTATAGATTACTTTCTATTTTAAAATTATTCATTATTTTATTTCTTTGCTTTTAGATAAAATGGTGTCATTTTTAATTGTGTCATATTTGTTATTTGATACTCCTCCTCAAAATTCTTTTTACAGAAATATTGGGTTTAAAAGATATGGATAATCAAATAGTTACAAGGTGACAAGTGTGTGGAAATGTATTTTGAGGTGGATCATTTTGTATAAATTTTCTTGCAGAAACTTCTCTTGCAAATACCAAATAAATACAAAAACTTCATAATTGAAATCAATAAGAGATAAAATTAAGTACGAATATAGGTTATAATTTTTGAAAGTTTTTAAATAATAAATAGGTGGACAGAAAAGAAACTATCAAAAGAAATATTCCCAATGGAATATTTCTATATACCAAGAAACCTATTCCAAAAAGAGAAGAGTATATTGCTATACAGCCTAAGAATACGAGTAAGATTTGGAGTGGCATTTGCCATGCTTTATCTGTTTCATTTTGCAGAGAAATACCTTCACGAGATGCCTGTTCTATTATTTTTTTCCATCCGGGTCCTCCGGGTTGTGTTCTTTTATAAAAATTGTATAACACTTCTTTTGACTCTGGTTTGGTAAAAAAAGCGACGAGTAACCATACAGTAGTTACACTCACGAGAGAAATTATTAATCGGGTAGAAAATATATCTAAATAGGTATTTTCTAAATACTCTGCAGGAAGCCACAGCACCAATATAAATGATAGTACTGTTGCTACTACCATTGCTACAATTTCTACTAATGCATTGATTCTCCACCAAAACCATCGTAATAAATAAATAGATCCTGTTCCTGCGCCTGATAAAAGGAGTATATCAAATGCTTGAGTAGCATTTTCTAATAGAGTAAGAGAAAAAAAAGCTGCTAAGACCATGAGTAGTATGGTTGTTATCCTGCCCACAAAGACCTGTTGTTTATCCGTAGAATTTTTATTGACAAATCTTGCATAAAAATCATGTACGACATAAGAGGATCCCCAATTCAAGTGGGTTCCTATGGTAGACATATATGCTGCGATAATAGAGGCAACGACTAATCCTCGCCACCCGTTTTCTAAAAGGGTAAGCATGGCTGGGTAGGCAATATCATGCCCTAAATAATTGTCAGATATACTTGGAAAACTTTGTTTTATAGAGTTCAAATCAGGAAAAATTATAAGAGAAGCAAGTGCTACTATTATCCATGGCCATGGACGAAGTGCGTAATGAGCAAAATTAAAAAAAAGAGTTGCTCCAATAGCATTTTTTTCATCTTTTGCGGCAAGCATTCTTTGTGCAATATATCCACCTCCCCCTGGTTCTGCACCAGGATACCATACAGACCACCATTGGACTGCTATAGGAATAATGAGGAGGGGGATAAATTGTTTTGGATCATCAAAAGAAGGTATCATATTTATTTTATGGACTACATTTGGGTGTGCTAAGAGGTTCTCTATTCCACCCACTCGAGGATCACATACAGCAGCAATTGCAGCAACTACCGCTCCTAACATAGCTACAGAATATTGAAAAAAATCTGCCCAAATAATACCTTTGAGTCCGCCTAAAGTAGCGTATATAACTACTCCTATAGAAGCCCCTATTACTATAATAACAGGGTTTTCTATCCCTAACATAATCTGTCCTATTTTTATAGCGGCAAGGGTGACCGTTCCCATAATAAGACAATTAAAAAAAATGCCTAAATAAAGTGAACGGAAGCAACGTAAAAAAGAAGCGTATTTTCCTCCGTAGCGAAGTTCATAGAATTCTAAATCAGTCATAACATGAGAACGTCTCCAAAGTTTCGCATATATAAAAACTGTAATCATCCCTGTGATGAGAAAAGCCCACCAAGCCCAGTTTTTTGCTACACCATCTTCTCTAACCATTCCTGTAACTAAATTTGGCGTATCTGCTGAAAAAGTACAAGCAACCATAGATACCCCTAAAAGCCACCAAGGCATTTCTCTTCCTCCTAAAAAAAACTCTGATGCATTTTTTCCTGCTGTTCTAGCGCCGTAAGTACCTATGCCTACTACTATAACAAAAAAAATTGCTATTATAAACCAATCTAATCCTGAAAGTACCATAAATACTGTTTCGTTACCTCTCTTTTAGAGATTATTTTCTTTTTTTAATTGTATTACAAATTCTAAAGAAACTTCAAAGTCCTCTGCTATTTCGGTAAGTGTAAGTTTTCCTCTTTTGAGAGCTTTTATAATTCCTTTTATTTTTTCTTCTGCTTTTCCTTCTTTTTTTCCTTCTTTTTTTCCTTCTATTCTCGCAGTTCGTATGCCGCTTTTTTCTCTTGTAACATATCGTAAATAACGCTCATAGTTTTTCTTTTCCTCTCGTCCCATATTCATTTCTAAGAGCTTCTTTTCTGTTTTTCTTATATTTTTAGAAATGGATCCTTGTGCTACTTCGCTATTCTTAAACAAATATATCCACTCGTCTATGTTTTTTTTTATCTGATTTTTATATCTATCTACATTTATTAAATAATATTCGGGAAAGATATCTTTGTCTTTAAAACTGTATTTAAGAGATAGACTTTCAGGTATTTCTGTTTTTTCCCTTATTACTAATCGTTCACCATTATTAAGTCCTTTAAATTCTGTTATTCCTTTGTATAAATAATCACTGCCATCTCCTAAATTAAAATATAAAATACTGATGGATATTACTTTGCTAATATTCGAAAAGTTTTCTCCTAATGTTTGATGGTCAACGATTATTTTGGAGGACGAGTATAATAAACTTTCTAAAAAATCTATCTCACGGGTGTTTTGAATTTCAATATATATCTTTCGGTGTGCGCTATCTTCTACCAATAAATCCACCTGAACAAATTTATCAAATTCATGAGTTTGGTTAGTTTCGCTCTCTAATAAAGATAATATTTTTATGTTATCATCTTCTAATAGGGCGGATAAAAAACCCTCTAATATATCAAAATTGGCTTTATCTCTCAAGAGAGTTTTCATTGCCCAATCAAAACGAATTAATCTCTTTGGTTCCATGTTGTATGAATGAATATTTAATTATCGTAACCATTGAGTATAATGGAAAAAACTATTGCAACAGAGAGGTAGAGTGCTGATAAATACTTTCATAGTTTATAAAGTTTCTTATTAAGGTGCTCAAGATATACATTTTATTATTGAGAGAGAAGGGTTCTGAAGTTACCCTGCCCAGTTTTCTCTGTCTAAACTTCTGTATTGAATTGCTTCTGCTATATGTTCTATTTTTATTTCTTCGGATTCTGCAAGGTCTGCTATTGTTCTGCTTACTTTTAAGATTCTGTCATAAGCCCGGGCTGATAATCCTAATCTTTCCATTGCTTTTTTTAAGAGGTTTTTTCCTATTTCGTTGATTTGACATATTTCTTTTACTATATGTGCGGGCATCATTGCATTATTGAATATATGTGGGCTATCAGAAAATCTTTTTGTTTGCATGTTTCGGGCTTTGATGACTCTTTTTCTAATTTCTGCGCTGGTTTCGTTCCGTCTTGTGTTGGTCATTTCGTCAAAAGTCACAGGGGTAACCTCTACGTGTAAATCTATTCTATCTAAAAGGGGGCCACTCACTTTATTGAGGTATCTTTGAACGGCTCCTGGTGGGCAAACACATTCTTTTTCAGGGTGGTTGTAGTAGCCGCATGGGCAAGGGTTCATGCTTGCGACAAGCATAAAATTGGCAGGGAATTCTAAAGAAACCTTTGCTCGGGATATAATTATTTTTCTCTCTTCTAAGGGTTGTCTCATTACTTCTAATACAGTTCTTTTAAATTCGGGGAGTTCATCTAAAAAAAGCACTCCATTATTTGCAAGAGATATTTCGCCTGGTTTAGGATTTCCTCCACCGCCTACAAGGGCTACATCGGATATGGTATGATGAGGGGAGCGGAATGGTCTGAGAGATATAAGAGAAGTATTTTCGTTTAATTTTCCTGCTACAGAATGTATTTTTGTGGTCTCTAAGGATTCTAATATAGTAAGTGGAGGAAGTATAGATGGAAGGCGTTTTGCGAGCATTGTCTTCCCCGCTCCGGGTGGTCCTATCATTATTACATTATGCCCACCAGCTGCTGCTATTTCAAAGGATCTTTTTATGTTTTCTTGTCCTTGCACCTGAGAAAAATCTTCAGAATAATTCTCTTGATTATCTTGAAACATTGTCCGAGTATCTTTTTTAACAGGTTCTATAGAGAGAGCCCCTTCTACAAATTGAATAGCTTCTCTTATATCATTCACTCCTATGACATCTAAATTATCTACTATTGCAGCCTCGGATGCGTTTTGTTTTGGAAGGATAAAACCCTTGAAGTGTCTCTTTCTTGCTTCTATAGCTATAGGAAGTACCCCACTAATAGGACGTAAAACCCCATCTAATGATAGTTCTCCCATTATGATATATTTATCCAATTCTTCTGTGAAAATTTGTCCCGAAGCATGTAGTATTCCCAAAGCTATGGGAAGGTCATAGTCGCTTCCTTCTTTTTTTACATCTGCGGGGGCCATATTCACCACTGTCTTTTCTCGCGGCATTTTATACCCGAAATGTTTAATAGATGACTCTACTCTTTGCTGACTTTCTTTTACGGCATTATCTGGTAATCCAACTATGTAAAACTTCACTCCCTGCCCTACATTTACTTCTATTGTTACTATAGAAGCATTCACTCCATAAACAGAACTCCCATAAGTTTTTGAAAGCATTTTTTATATGGTATAGTACAACTGTTTTTCTATAAGTAGTATTAAAATATGAATTATTTTAATGTGGATTTCTTGTATTCTATCTGCATATGCAAAATGAGGCACTCTGATTTCTACATCACCTTTTTGAGCAAGCATTCCTCCATCTCTTCCTGTCAATAATATCACTTTCATTTTTTTTTGAGAGGCTGTTTCTACTGCTTTTACGATATTATTAGAATTCCCGCTGGTACTTATTCCTAATAAAACGTCTCCTTCTTGTCCAATACCTTCTAAAAATCGGGAATAAATATATTCATACCCAAAATCATTTCCTGCACATGTAATATATGCGGGATCAGAAATAGCTATTGCGGGAAGGGACTTTCTATTTTCCCGATAACGTCCCGTGAGTTCTTCTGCAAAATGCATAGCATCACAATGAGATCCTCCATTGCCACAAGATATTATCTTTTTACCCATCGAAATAGATTCAGACATAATCACAGATGCTTTTTCTATTTTTTCTATGTTATCATTATATGAAAGAAATAATTGTAATAATTGCTCTGCTTCTTTCAATTCTTTGTATATAATATCTTTCATTTTTTCATAATAAGAAATATTACAATTCTCTTATCCAAATATTTTTATATTCTACTAAATCACCATGATCTTGTAGAATAATGGGAGCTTTTCCATGTGCTCTATAAGTGGGAAGCCCTCTGTATTCTGTTCCTCCCCATAGTGTTACATTGTTTTGAATAAGTACCCCGTTATGAAGGACTGTTACTGTTGCAGGGTGGGTTACCTCTCCTCTTTCGTTAAAAACAGGTGCTTTAAAAATAATATCGTAGGTCTGCCATTCTCCGGGTGATTTGGTAGCATTTACTAAGGGCGGGTATTGTTTATAAATAGACCCCGCTTGTCCATTAGAATACGTCTTACTTTCATAACTATCTAATACCTGAACTTCATACCTTTCTTGTAAAAATATACCACTATTTCCTCTTCCTTGCCCTTCTCCTTTTATCCCCGATGGAGATTTCCATTCTATATGGAGCTGCGCACTTCCAAAAGATTGTTTGGTACGAATATCTCCAGTTCCAGGTTTCACTAACATTGCCCCTTGAGAAATATCCCAAAGTGCTTTTCCTCCTTTAACAGATTCCCATACATCTAAATTTTTCCCATTAAAAAGAACGAGAGCATCTGATGGAACATCTCCATATTGTTTACCCGGATCTATTTTTCTTACCACAGGTTCCCAAATTTCCGTCACTGTAGGGTCTTTTAATTCTTGAGAATATGTATCTCCCATAATAATAACATAAAATGTAATAACGAATAATATTGATTTCATTGTTGTATCTGAAGCATTGCCTAAAATATATTGTCTATAATCTGTATCTGTTTATTATTAAAAATCAAAACGATAAAAAAACTCTCAAAAATTCAAAACATTATTCTAAAATGGCACTTATTCGGGCAATAGATGATGAGAATGTTTTTTTATATGATCTACTAATTTTGTAATATGTCTGATATACTTTCGTAAATCCGATTCTACTATCACTACCATTTCGTCATACGATTGCTCGCCTAAATCATTATCTATTCCTTTTTTATATTCTGATTCCAAAGTTCTTCTCATAGCACATTCACTGTTGAGTTTTTTCAAAAACATTTTTGGTTTATAATTCCCTTCAAAATCCTCTATTTGTTTTATAGAAACCCGAAGCTCATGTGAAGATTCATTCTTTTCTTTTTGCTTTAAATTTCTATAAATAATACTATCATAATGATGTATACCATTTAAAATCTCAATTATATCCTCTTTATACGAGGGAATCATACAATAATCTGATAGTCCCGCATACTGTGACAGTTTTTTTGCCTCATCGTCCCATAAACCAACAAACTCGTCAAATCTACTAAGAATATCCTCTTGCTTCGTCGATTGCCCATATATATATACATTCAAACTAAAAAAAAATACTATATTTAAAAAAAATACTAACTTCATTGTTTTACCTTATAACCACTATCTAAATAACTATTATAATAAAAATTAAAATTATACAATATAATATTTTTATTTAAATGAACAAGGAACCACACAAATAACTTTTTTTTATTGCTTAAAAATAGATAATAACTCTTTAATCTATGAATCTACTTCGAAAAATCATTGTGATACATTTATCATGATTTGATTATCAGTATTTCTGTAAAAACTATTTTTCGGGGAGGACTCAAATAATCAAAATATTCGCATAATAGATACATGCTCTCTTTTTTGAAAATATTCAAAAAAAACATACCCCTACCCAACCAATATGTTTTTTTTAACGAATAAGTATATATGTTTCACTTTAAACAAATACCATTATTTTAAGCATTAGAACAAACACAGAAATAGAGATAATAGAGGGCTGTCAAAAAAATAAACCCGCACAACAAAAAAAATTGTATGAGTTATTTTTTAATTATGCGATGAGTATTGCGATGAGATA is from Chitinophagaceae bacterium and encodes:
- a CDS encoding Rpn family recombination-promoting nuclease/putative transposase; its protein translation is MEPKRLIRFDWAMKTLLRDKANFDILEGFLSALLEDDNIKILSLLESETNQTHEFDKFVQVDLLVEDSAHRKIYIEIQNTREIDFLESLLYSSSKIIVDHQTLGENFSNISKVISISILYFNLGDGSDYLYKGITEFKGLNNGERLVIREKTEIPESLSLKYSFKDKDIFPEYYLINVDRYKNQIKKNIDEWIYLFKNSEVAQGSISKNIRKTEKKLLEMNMGREEKKNYERYLRYVTREKSGIRTARIEGKKEGKKEGKAEEKIKGIIKALKRGKLTLTEIAEDFEVSLEFVIQLKKENNL
- a CDS encoding KUP/HAK/KT family potassium transporter; the protein is MQSNKITTGSVLIAFGIIYGDIGTSPLYALKAVIGTKQITEDLVYGGVSAIFWTLLIQTTIKYVWLTLKADNQGEGGIFSLYALVKKYNKKLTIFALIGATALLADGILTPPISVSSAIEGLGNVEGLNTIFVPGSKITIAVIIIILSLLFVFQHFGTHTIGKYFGKIMSVWFSMLFIVGFYNIFHHIEILKSLNPYYAYKLLVEYPGGFWILSAVFLCTTGAEALYSDLGHCGLKNIRISWFFVKISLLTNYLGQAAWLLHQPSQYLDGKNPFFGMTPEWFLLPSIIIATLAAIIASQALISGSFSLINEAINLNFWPKVAVSQPSESKGQLYIPSINKLLWIGCVIVVLYFQSSENMEGIYGFFITITMLMTTVLLTFFLLYKKKWNKVFVYSIISIFFTIEITFFISNLIKLKDNYIMLFCAIIIFVIMYTWWYAKKINNKLIHFVKLNDHLKMMSELGADYNIPKFSTHLIYITKANLFYEIEEEIIHSIFSKKPKRADVYWFLKIYRTNEPYTLNYTVKKLVNDTVIKVNINIGFKIQPRTELYFKKVVKDLVKSEELKLKITPDGSTKYNPEPDFKFITIEKFLSVENEFKLKEDFFLNIYFMLKKISQKDEDTFGLDKDDLIKEYKPLIYSPIENITLTRHYND
- a CDS encoding DUF1080 domain-containing protein, with product MKSILFVITFYVIIMGDTYSQELKDPTVTEIWEPVVRKIDPGKQYGDVPSDALVLFNGKNLDVWESVKGGKALWDISQGAMLVKPGTGDIRTKQSFGSAQLHIEWKSPSGIKGEGQGRGNSGIFLQERYEVQVLDSYESKTYSNGQAGSIYKQYPPLVNATKSPGEWQTYDIIFKAPVFNERGEVTHPATVTVLHNGVLIQNNVTLWGGTEYRGLPTYRAHGKAPIILQDHGDLVEYKNIWIREL
- the lpcA gene encoding D-sedoheptulose 7-phosphate isomerase; the encoded protein is MKDIIYKELKEAEQLLQLFLSYNDNIEKIEKASVIMSESISMGKKIISCGNGGSHCDAMHFAEELTGRYRENRKSLPAIAISDPAYITCAGNDFGYEYIYSRFLEGIGQEGDVLLGISTSGNSNNIVKAVETASQKKMKVILLTGRDGGMLAQKGDVEIRVPHFAYADRIQEIHIKIIHILILLIEKQLYYTI
- a CDS encoding YifB family Mg chelatase-like AAA ATPase; amino-acid sequence: MLSKTYGSSVYGVNASIVTIEVNVGQGVKFYIVGLPDNAVKESQQRVESSIKHFGYKMPREKTVVNMAPADVKKEGSDYDLPIALGILHASGQIFTEELDKYIIMGELSLDGVLRPISGVLPIAIEARKRHFKGFILPKQNASEAAIVDNLDVIGVNDIREAIQFVEGALSIEPVKKDTRTMFQDNQENYSEDFSQVQGQENIKRSFEIAAAGGHNVIMIGPPGAGKTMLAKRLPSILPPLTILESLETTKIHSVAGKLNENTSLISLRPFRSPHHTISDVALVGGGGNPKPGEISLANNGVLFLDELPEFKRTVLEVMRQPLEERKIIISRAKVSLEFPANFMLVASMNPCPCGYYNHPEKECVCPPGAVQRYLNKVSGPLLDRIDLHVEVTPVTFDEMTNTRRNETSAEIRKRVIKARNMQTKRFSDSPHIFNNAMMPAHIVKEICQINEIGKNLLKKAMERLGLSARAYDRILKVSRTIADLAESEEIKIEHIAEAIQYRSLDRENWAG
- a CDS encoding Na+:solute symporter — translated: MVLSGLDWFIIAIFFVIVVGIGTYGARTAGKNASEFFLGGREMPWWLLGVSMVACTFSADTPNLVTGMVREDGVAKNWAWWAFLITGMITVFIYAKLWRRSHVMTDLEFYELRYGGKYASFLRCFRSLYLGIFFNCLIMGTVTLAAIKIGQIMLGIENPVIIVIGASIGVVIYATLGGLKGIIWADFFQYSVAMLGAVVAAIAAVCDPRVGGIENLLAHPNVVHKINMIPSFDDPKQFIPLLIIPIAVQWWSVWYPGAEPGGGGYIAQRMLAAKDEKNAIGATLFFNFAHYALRPWPWIIVALASLIIFPDLNSIKQSFPSISDNYLGHDIAYPAMLTLLENGWRGLVVASIIAAYMSTIGTHLNWGSSYVVHDFYARFVNKNSTDKQQVFVGRITTILLMVLAAFFSLTLLENATQAFDILLLSGAGTGSIYLLRWFWWRINALVEIVAMVVATVLSFILVLWLPAEYLENTYLDIFSTRLIISLVSVTTVWLLVAFFTKPESKEVLYNFYKRTQPGGPGWKKIIEQASREGISLQNETDKAWQMPLQILLVFLGCIAIYSSLFGIGFLVYRNIPLGIFLLIVSFLSTYLLFKNFQKL